From a single Kitasatospora sp. NBC_00458 genomic region:
- the gatC gene encoding Asp-tRNA(Asn)/Glu-tRNA(Gln) amidotransferase subunit GatC: MPGITREEVAHLARLSRLELQAEELDHFAEQLDVIIGAVARVSEVAGQDVPPTSHPLPLTNVMRADEVRPSLTPEQALAGAPAAEEQRFRVPQILGED, from the coding sequence ATGCCTGGCATCACGCGCGAGGAGGTCGCCCACCTCGCTCGGCTGTCGCGTCTTGAGTTGCAGGCCGAAGAGCTGGACCACTTCGCCGAGCAGCTCGACGTGATCATCGGCGCGGTCGCCCGCGTTTCCGAGGTCGCCGGACAGGACGTCCCGCCGACCTCCCACCCGCTGCCGCTGACCAACGTCATGCGCGCGGACGAGGTGCGGCCGTCGCTCACCCCGGAGCAGGCGCTGGCCGGCGCCCCCGCCGCCGAGGAGCAGCGTTTCCGTGTGCCGCAGATCCTCGGGGAGGACTGA
- the gatA gene encoding Asp-tRNA(Asn)/Glu-tRNA(Gln) amidotransferase subunit GatA: MTDLIRYTAAETAAAIATGEVSAVEVAQAHLDRIDAVDKKVNAFLHVDTEGALSAARAVDEKRAKGEELGPLAGVPLALKDVFTTKGVPTTCGSKILEGWIPPYDATLTTRLKDAGVVILGKTNMDEFAMGSSTENSAYGATGNPWDLSRIPGGSGGGSAAALAAFQAPLAIGTDTGGSIRQPGAVTGTVGVKPTYGSVSRYGLVAFSSSLDQGGPCARTVLDAALLHEAIAGHDPLDSTSIDAPVPAVVEAARLRDVRGMRIGVVKEFAGEGYQAGVMQRFNESVELLRELGAEVVEVSCPSFTLALPAYYLIAPSEASSNLARFDAMRYGLRVGDDGTRSAEDVTALTREAGFGAEVKRRIILGTYALSSGYYDAYYGSAQKVRTLISRDFDAAFAGVDVLVSPTTPTTAFPIGERADDPMAMYLADLCTIPSNLAGNAAMSLPCGLAPEDNLPVGLQIIAPAMADDRLYRVGGAVEAALNDKWGHTLLEEAPAL; the protein is encoded by the coding sequence ATGACCGACCTGATCCGTTACACCGCGGCCGAGACGGCCGCCGCGATCGCCACCGGCGAGGTCTCCGCCGTCGAGGTCGCCCAGGCGCACCTGGACCGCATCGACGCCGTCGACAAGAAGGTCAACGCCTTCCTGCACGTCGACACCGAGGGTGCGCTGAGCGCGGCCCGGGCCGTCGACGAGAAGCGCGCCAAGGGCGAGGAGCTGGGCCCGCTGGCCGGCGTCCCGCTGGCGCTCAAGGACGTCTTCACCACCAAGGGCGTGCCGACCACCTGCGGCTCCAAGATCCTTGAGGGCTGGATCCCGCCGTACGACGCGACCCTGACCACGCGTCTCAAGGACGCCGGCGTGGTGATCCTCGGCAAGACCAACATGGACGAGTTCGCGATGGGCTCCTCCACCGAGAACTCCGCCTACGGCGCGACCGGCAACCCGTGGGACCTCTCCCGGATCCCCGGCGGCTCCGGCGGCGGTTCGGCCGCGGCGCTGGCCGCCTTCCAGGCCCCGCTGGCGATCGGCACCGACACCGGCGGCTCGATCCGCCAGCCCGGCGCCGTCACCGGCACGGTCGGCGTGAAGCCCACCTACGGCTCGGTCTCCCGCTACGGCCTGGTCGCGTTCTCGTCCTCGCTGGACCAGGGCGGCCCGTGCGCCCGCACCGTGCTGGACGCGGCGCTGCTGCACGAGGCCATCGCCGGCCACGACCCGCTGGACTCCACCTCGATCGACGCGCCGGTCCCGGCCGTGGTCGAGGCGGCCAGGCTGCGCGACGTCCGCGGCATGCGGATCGGCGTCGTGAAGGAGTTCGCCGGCGAGGGCTACCAGGCCGGCGTGATGCAGCGCTTCAACGAGTCGGTGGAGCTGCTGCGCGAGCTGGGCGCCGAGGTCGTCGAGGTCTCCTGTCCGTCCTTCACCCTGGCGCTGCCCGCGTACTACCTGATCGCGCCCAGCGAGGCCTCGTCCAACCTGGCCCGCTTCGACGCGATGCGCTACGGCCTGCGGGTCGGCGACGACGGCACCCGCTCCGCCGAGGACGTCACCGCGCTCACCCGCGAGGCCGGCTTCGGCGCCGAGGTCAAGCGCCGCATCATCCTCGGCACCTACGCGCTCTCCTCGGGCTACTACGACGCCTACTACGGCTCGGCCCAGAAGGTGCGCACGCTGATCTCCCGCGACTTCGACGCCGCGTTCGCCGGCGTGGACGTCCTGGTCTCGCCGACCACCCCGACCACCGCCTTCCCGATCGGCGAGCGCGCCGACGACCCGATGGCGATGTATCTGGCCGACCTGTGCACGATTCCGTCCAACCTGGCGGGCAATGCGGCCATGTCGCTGCCGTGCGGGCTGGCCCCGGAGGACAATCTCCCGGTCGGCCTGCAGATCATCGCGCCCGCGATGGCGGACGACCGCCTGTACCGCGTGGGCGGCGCCGTGGAGGCCGCACTCAACGACAAGTGGGGGCACACCCTGCTGGAGGAGGCACCGGCACTGTGA